The Candidatus Binatia bacterium genome contains a region encoding:
- the gcvPA gene encoding aminomethyl-transferring glycine dehydrogenase subunit GcvPA yields the protein MSFVGRSEDERRAMLARIGASKIDDLWGAIPEPFRVAGPLPLPAPMAEYEIARRMEQLAGENADATRYACFLGAGIYDHFVPSALRAITGRSEFATAYTPYQPEVAQGTLQVIFEYQSMIRELTGMEVANASMYDGATAAAEAAHLAAGATGRRRVLVSSGLHPHARRVLATYASAGNFDLEVLPLEGGRTPAAAVARSAGSGPGLAALIWAQPNFEGVVEDGRALTEAAHAAGAYSVASADPVALAVLSPPGEDGADVVVGEGQPLGVSMSYGGPLVGFFAIRKKDVRRLPGRLAGMTVDLDGKRGYVLTLQTREQHIRRERATSNICTNQGLMALANTIHLALLGAEGMRDVGLQCLERAHYLAERIAAVPGVTLAHGSAPFFREFVVRLPGSAERFVHAALGSRILAGVPLSRFDAGRPGDLLVAATEKRSKEEMDRYVETLARWARAGRPAPEEAVCPS from the coding sequence GTGAGCTTCGTCGGCCGCAGCGAGGACGAGCGCCGGGCCATGCTGGCGCGGATCGGCGCCTCGAAGATCGACGACCTTTGGGGCGCCATCCCCGAGCCGTTCCGCGTCGCGGGGCCGCTCCCGCTTCCGGCGCCTATGGCCGAATACGAGATCGCGCGCCGCATGGAGCAGCTCGCCGGCGAGAACGCCGACGCGACCCGGTACGCCTGCTTCCTGGGCGCCGGCATCTACGACCATTTCGTGCCCTCCGCGCTCCGCGCGATCACGGGGCGGAGCGAGTTCGCGACCGCCTACACGCCCTACCAGCCCGAAGTCGCGCAGGGGACCCTGCAGGTCATTTTCGAGTACCAGTCGATGATTCGCGAGCTGACCGGCATGGAGGTGGCGAACGCGTCGATGTACGACGGCGCGACCGCCGCCGCCGAGGCGGCCCATCTCGCCGCCGGCGCGACGGGGCGCCGCCGCGTGCTCGTCTCCTCCGGGCTCCATCCCCACGCGCGCCGCGTGCTCGCGACCTACGCCTCGGCCGGGAACTTCGACCTCGAGGTGCTCCCCCTGGAAGGCGGCCGCACGCCGGCGGCCGCCGTGGCGCGGAGCGCCGGCTCCGGTCCGGGTCTGGCGGCCCTGATCTGGGCGCAGCCCAACTTCGAGGGGGTCGTCGAGGACGGCCGCGCCCTGACCGAAGCCGCGCACGCGGCGGGCGCCTACTCGGTGGCCTCGGCCGATCCCGTGGCCCTGGCGGTCCTCTCGCCTCCGGGCGAGGACGGGGCCGACGTGGTCGTGGGGGAGGGGCAGCCGCTGGGCGTCTCGATGTCCTATGGCGGTCCACTGGTCGGCTTCTTCGCCATCCGGAAGAAGGACGTGCGCCGGCTCCCGGGACGCCTGGCCGGGATGACCGTGGATCTCGACGGCAAGCGCGGCTACGTCCTCACGCTCCAGACCCGCGAGCAGCACATCCGCCGCGAGCGGGCGACTTCGAACATCTGCACGAACCAGGGCCTGATGGCGCTCGCGAACACGATCCACCTGGCGCTGCTCGGCGCCGAGGGGATGCGCGACGTGGGCCTCCAGTGCCTGGAGCGCGCGCACTACCTGGCCGAGCGGATCGCCGCGGTGCCGGGCGTGACGCTCGCGCACGGCAGCGCGCCCTTCTTCCGAGAATTCGTCGTGCGCCTGCCGGGCTCGGCCGAGCGGTTCGTGCACGCCGCGCTCGGCTCGCGCATCCTCGCGGGCGTTCCGCTCTCGCGCTTCGACGCCGGCCGGCCGGGGGATCTCCTGGTCGCGGCCACCGAGAAGCGGAGCAAGGAGGAGATGGACCGCTACGTGGAGACGCTCGCGCGCTGGGCGCGGGCGGGGCGGCCGGCGCCCGAGGAGGCCGTATGTCCGAGCTGA
- the gcvH gene encoding glycine cleavage system protein GcvH: protein MKVPGELRYTKEHEWVRVKGNEAEVGITDYAQGELGDVIFVELPQAGSKLAHMKPFGTIDAVKTVSDLFAPVSGEVAAVNESLQTNPALVNQSPYENGWMVRIRMENPGEVDKLLSADEYEKLLGAHA, encoded by the coding sequence ATGAAGGTGCCCGGAGAGCTTCGGTACACCAAGGAGCACGAGTGGGTGCGCGTGAAGGGGAACGAGGCGGAGGTGGGGATCACCGACTACGCCCAGGGTGAGCTCGGGGACGTGATCTTCGTCGAGCTGCCCCAGGCCGGATCGAAGCTGGCGCACATGAAGCCGTTCGGCACGATCGACGCGGTGAAGACCGTGAGCGATCTCTTCGCCCCCGTTTCCGGCGAGGTGGCCGCGGTGAACGAGTCGCTGCAGACCAATCCCGCGCTGGTGAACCAGTCGCCCTACGAGAACGGCTGGATGGTCCGGATCCGGATGGAGAACCCGGGCGAAGTCGACAAGCTCCTCTCGGCGGACGAGTACGAGAAACTTCTCGGAGCGCACGCGTGA